TTGCTGCGGCCTTACTGATCATAGGTCTTGGCTTCATGCAGACACGGAAGCTCCCTGTAGAGGTACTACCTGACCTCACTAAGCCTACTGTAACCATCCTCACAGAAGCCCCTGGGCTCGCGCCTGAGGAAGTCGAGCAGCGTATCACTGTACCTCTTGAGCGCGCCCTTATCGGCGTGAATGGTGTGACTCGTGTACGCTCCAAATCAGACGTAGCACTCTCACTGGTTTTCGTGGAGTTCGAATGGGACACGGATATCTACAAGGCTAGGCAGTTTGTCCAAGAGAGGATGCAAACTGTCGAGATGGCTGAAGGGATTACCCCCTACATGACCCCGGTAGCTTCCCTCATGGGAGAAATTATGCTGGTTGGCCTCACCTCGGACAATCCAGATATTTCACCCAGCGATCTCCGCACTTATGCGGACTGGACTGTTAGACGTCAGCTTCAATCGCAGCCGGGCATTGCGGAAGTTTTGTCCATGGGTGGAGGCATCAAACAAATCCAGATTCAACCTGATCCGAACAAACTGCTCAGCCATGGAGTGACTTTCACCGAATTGCGGGAAGCAGCTTCTCAGGCAGCTTCAACTTCTACAGGTGGCTTTGTAAGCTCAGACTCCAAAGAAGTCATGATCAGAAACTTGGCCATGACCACGGACCTGGATCAAATAGGGAAAACAGTGGTCAAGGATATCGATGACAGGCCAGTAACAATAGCCGATGTAGCTGAAGTTAAATGGGGAATCGAACCGATGCGCGGTGATGCCGCGGTAGACGGCAAAGCCGGCGTAATCATGAGTGTCACCAAATCCCCTGGCTTTGACACGATCAAACTCACTGAAAAAGTAGAGGAGATGCTAGAGGAGCTCCAGCGCCAAGCGCCAGAGGGAGTCACGCTGAAACCGCTCTTCAGGCAACAGAGCTTTATTGATCTGGCCATTGATAATCTCAAGGAAGCTATCCGGGATGGAGCCATCATGGTGATCGTGATTCTCTTCCTCTTCCTATTTAATATCAGGACAACCTTGATTACCTTGACGGCCATTCCGCTGTCATTTGCCATCACAGCAATCGTCTTTTCGGCAGCCGAACTCAGTGTCAACTCCATGACCTTGGGAGGCATCGCTGTGGCCATTGGTATTGTGGTGGATGATGCGATCGTTGACGTGGAAAACGTCTTCAGGCGATTGCGTGAGAATGCATCTTCTTTAAACCCCAAGCCACGGCTTGAGGTCATTGCGAATGCGTCCGGAGAAGTTCGAAATTCGATCCTCTACGCCACCTTGTTTATCATCTTGGTTTTCGTGCCACTCCTCAGTCTGAGCGGAGTTGAGGGAAGACTCTTCACTCCGATAGCTATCGCTACCATGGTCAGTATGGGTGCCTCTTTTGTGGTTTCACTTACAGTGATCCCGGTTCTTTGCTCGCTCTTCCTGAGACCAAAGGCCGGCAAAGAGCACAAGGACGGCTTTCTTGTGCACGGCATGAAGTGGTTATTTACCAAAACCTTTCTCTTCCTGTCGCTGCGCACACCCGCACTTGTGGTTGCTGTCGCCCTCATGCTACTGACTGCTGCTGCCCTACTCTATCCTATGCTTGGTAAAGAGTTCTTACCCGAGTTCAAGGAGGAGACCGTCGTGGTCGCGACCGCTGCCACTCCGGGAACCTCGCTGCAGCAGACATCACAGATCTCCCATGCCATTGATAAGGCTTTGCTTGAGTTACCCGATGTCGCCTCTGTGGGTCATCGAGTAGGCCGTGCCGAACGAGGTGATCACGTGGTTCCTGTCTCTACCGTTGAATTTGATATCGAACTCAAAAAGAGCGATCGGCCACGGTCTGAAGTCATCAAGGACATTGCAGAAACTGTGAATGCGAAGAACTTCCCCGGCACCTTCTCCGTAGTCAGCGGCCCCTTAAAAGACCGTATTGGCCACATGCTCTCTGGAGTACCAGCTAAAGTAGCCGTCAAGGTCTATGGCCCGGATCTCGATACCATACGAGAAATCGGCACCAAGATCCAAGAAATCTGCATGCAGATACCAGGCCTCGAAACAGCAAAAGTCGAGCAACAAGCCCCCATCCCCCAGCTCCGTATCGAGGTGGACCGCGATAGAGCCAAAGCCTATGGATTCCGGCCCGACCAAATTAACGACCACCTCTCGGCTCTGTTAGACGGCGAACATGCCGCACTGCTTTACGAAGGAGAGCGCACCATCGATTTGGTAGTTCGACTTCCTGAATCCTGGAGGGAGTCCCCAGACAAACTGGGAGAAATCATGCTGACCAATGATCATGGACAGCGTGTACCATTGAAGGTGATAGCTGACTTACGGTCTGCCAAGGGACCTAACGTAATTGTTAGAGAGAATACTGAGCGACGATTTGTCGTGAGTATCAATCCGTCTGAACGAGATCTGCAAGGCATGATTACCGAACTCGACAAACAAATCGATGAGCAGATTCGAAACAATCCAGAGTACAAAAATAATCGAGTCGAAATCGAAGGTGAGTATCAGGCCCAGCAGGAAGCATCCAAGAGAATCGGCATCGCAGCCGGCGTTGTTCTTCTGATTATTGCACTGCTTCTCTACACTTATTTCGGCACGGCCACCTTTGCCCTCCAAGTGATTTGTGACATCCCATTGGCGCTGATCGGCGGCTTGGTCTTCACCTGGATGACCATCAACAACATCAGCATTGCCACCCTGGTAGGCTTTATCGCTGTAGCTGGTATTGCAGCCAGAAATAGCATCATGCTGATCTCACACTACCTACACCTTATGAAACATGAGGGAGAAGGATTCACTAAGGAGATGATTATCCGAGGAACTCAAGAACGCCTCGTCCCAGTACTCATGACAGCTCTCTCGGCTGGCCTTGCTCTGATCCCACTGGTCACGGCTGGAGAAGACCCCGGCAAAGAAATCCTCCACCCCGTGGCGATCGTGATCACAGGCGGCCTCGTGTCCTCCACCTTCTTAGGCCTAGCGGTCACACCGGCAGTCTTTTACCTGTTTGGTAGAAGAGCCGCTGAAAAATCCATCTCAATCAACGCCCCTGCAGCGGGATAAAATCAAACAACAAAAACAACATGAAAATAAAATACACCGTAACAACACTACTGGCCATCGGTCTACCCCTCCTCAGCTCATGCAACGACAAAAACGCAGAAGCCAAGGGCGGCCATGAAGGTCACGATCATGCTTCACATGAAGGCCACGATCACGGGAGTCATGACGGACACGATCATGGGGATCACGAAGGACACGATCATGGAAGTCACGAAGGACATGATCATGCCGTGGCTGGCCCTAATAATGGGCGCATGATCAAGGAGTCTCAGGCTGAATTCCTGGTTACTGACTCTCGGAACGTCCAGATCACATTCTTCAATGAGTCCAATGAAGCGCAATCACCAGAAGGTAAGACCGTGCTTGTGCTTACAGGTGATCGGAGCAACCCAGTAGAAATGACCTTCAAGGTCAATGGAATTCATTTGGTCTCAGAACAAACAATTCCTGAGGGTAACAACTTCCCGACAGCTGTCGAAATCAACCTCGGTGGCGGAAAGAAATTTGAAGATAAATTTACACTAAATCTCAGTGACTGCCCAACATGCGACAATAAAGAATACGCATGTGAGTGCCATCACTAAACAGTCTAAACATACCGGGTCACTCCAAGTGGCCCGGTATTCCTAGGTCTATTCGGTGATCTCGGCTTTCCTGGCTGCCAGTTTATCGTCTAGATAGAGCAAGCCCGCTGTATCGTCCCCGATTCGTTCAAGCAGAGCGATAATATCTTCAACACTCTTCTCCTCCTCAACCTGCTCATCAATAAACCACTGGAGATGGCTTTTGGTAGCATAGTCGTTTAGTTTTGAGGCTAATTCATAGAGTTTATTGATCGACTCTGTGTTCTTCTGTTCTTGCTTCAATGAAATCTCGAAGGCTTCCAACGGACCACTGAATTCGCATTGTGGGCTCTCAATCGTTTCTAACTTCACCAGCCCCCCTCTATCCTGCAGGTACCTGAGCAACTTCATGCCATGCTCCATTTCTTCGCCATGTTGCATGCGCATCCAGTTCGCGAATCCATCCAGGTTCTTGGCATCAAAATAGATCGCCATACCGAGATAGTTATAAGCTGCAGTAAACTCTTGGTTGATCTGATGATTGAGCGCTTCCTGTAATTCGGCTTTAATCATTCTATAAGCTCAACCCAGCATCCATAATGTCAAGGCGGCAGCTCGCTCAAAAGATCTCCAATTGCTCTTCCCCTTCTTCATCAGCCAGCCTCACCCCCGCTCCAAGAAGTCTCACAGATTTACCACAGCCTCTTTCAAAGCCTTCTGCGAGAAGTTCACGTGCTAGATCCTCATCTATCTCAACTGCAGCTCTCTCCACGGTCGTTCGCGTGAAATCTGCAAACTTCAACTTCACGACGACACTCTTGATTTTACGATCCAGATAGCGCTCTTCGTAGCTTTCCCTAACCTCAACCAACAAGTCACGAAGCACTCTCAGCAAGACCTCGACTTGATTGATATCCTCTGAGAAGGTTGTCTCTTTACTGATCGATTTACGGGATCGATGTGAAGTGACAGCCCGGTGATCAATTCCTCGACATTGCTCATACAACTCTAGTCCCCATCTTGCGAAACGCTTCGCCATCTGGATCTTGTTGAGCTTTTGCATATCAGAGCAGGTTCTAATACCTTGCCGCTCTAACTTTTCCTGCATGCGTTTACCTACCCCCCAGAGTTTGGATACAGGAAGGTCCCTCATGAATCCCTCAACCTCCTCAGGCTGGATCACAAACTGCCCATTAGGTTTGTTCAAATCGCTGGCAATCTTTGCGAGCAATTTATTGGGAGCCACCCCAGCTGAAGCGGTGAGGCCTGTTTCCTCATAGATCTGTCTCCTGATCTCACTAGCGATTGAAGATCCAGAAGTAGACCAATGCGAGACATCTAGGTAAGCTTCATCGAGCGACAAAGGCTCGATCTCATTTGCAAACCTACCAAAGATTGCCCTGATTTGCGCAGAGACTGACTGATAAACATCGAAACGTGTGGGAACGATGATTAGCTGCGGACATAATTCCATGGCCTTGAAGACTGGCATCGCTGAGCGGCACCCATACTCCCGAGCCTCATAACTAGCTGTACAGAGCACTCCTCGACGGCTACTGCCGCCAACAGCTATGGGCTTCCCTCTCAATTCAGGAAAATCGCGCTGTTCGATGGCAGCATAGAAACAATCCATATCAATATGGATAATCTTTCTCATTTCCTGTTCCTCCGTCGCCATCGTTCTCTTGCAAGTAAGCTCATGCTGGGCTAAATGTCCATACGATGAAATTGTTCAGCACTATCTTACTAACCGTGTTCCTGCCATTCGTGACAGCGTGTGGTCAAAGCTCAGAAGAAGCCAAGGCTCCTGAGAAAGACATCCGCATCGTGATGAAGACTAGCAAGGGAGATATCGAAGCGACACTCTATGCTTCCAAGACACCTGTTACCGTAGCCAACTTTTTGAATCTGGCTAAGCGCGGTTACTATGATGGCATTCATTTCCACCGTGTCATTCCTAAGTTCATGATCCAAGGCGGTGACCCTACCGAAACTGGACGTGGTAATCCAGGCTACCGATTTGAAGATGAATTCAATGATGACCTCAAGCACGATGGCCCAGGTGTCTTCTCCATGGCCAACGCTGGTCCAGGCACCAACGGTTCACAGTTCTTCATTACCCATGTTGCTACCCCTCACCTGAACAAAAGACACACTGTCTTTGGCAAGGTGACCAAAGGTCAAGATGTGGTGGACAGCATCGTCGGTAAACTTTCCGGGCCCGGCTGGAAGACTGATGGCAAAGGAGACAAGATCATCTCCATCAAGATTCTCGACTCAACGGACGAACTCTTCAAACTCCAAAAGGAACGTATCGATGACTGGAACAAGGTCCTCGATAAGCGCTACCCTGTGAAGAAGTAAACTTGTACCATAAGACAGATCACTTAGCCCCGGAGTTGTTCGCTTCGGGGCTTTTTCTTTGTCCTGCATGATCTTCAGGAAGACTTAGCATTGCCACATTGCCCTGCTTATCCTAGGCTTCGCCTGTGGAGAAACTGAGCTTTTGCCACCCCACCAAAAACTATCATGACTCTTTGGTTACCAGCGATTATCGCATTTCTACTAGGATCTATCCCCTTCGGGCTACTCATTGCGAAGTCCAAAGGCATCAATATCCGTGAACATGGATCTGGCAACATTGGTGCCACCAATGTCCTCCGTGTTGTCGGCAAAAAATACGGGATTACCTGCTTCTTCCTCGATTTCCTCAAAGGCTTGGTCCCAGCGATGCTAGGAATCACACTAGTTCGTTTTAGCTCTCAAAACAACCCGATGGAGCTGACGTTCCTGAGCGACTGGGCCACTACCTTACCTGATACTGAACAAACCAAAGTTCAAATCATCCAGGTCATCACCGGTCTCTGTGCTGTACTCGGCCACAACTACTCCCCATGGGTTGGCTTCAAAGGAGGCAAAGGCATCGCTACCTCTGCCGGAGTTCTGACTGCCTTCATGCCAGCTGCGCTGATACTACTTATCCCGATTTGGGCCGCGGTATTCTTCACTACCAAGTATGTTTCTCTCGCTAGTATTGTTGCGGCTCTATCACTGCCTATTCTCACGCACTGGGGAGCACGCTTTCATCACGTTAACGGTGACAAAACTCAACCCACCCTCTGGGAAGCTGGCACTTGGAATAAACCTCTCTTTTTCTTCGCCACCTTCATCGCTCTGATGGCAGTGTGGAAACACCGGGCAAACATCAAACGACTTCTTGCGGGTACAGAGAACCGCTTTGGCTCCAAAAAGAACTAACTCAAGGCATGGCATT
Above is a genomic segment from Rubritalea squalenifaciens DSM 18772 containing:
- a CDS encoding efflux RND transporter permease subunit, encoding MLNKLIRLSLAHRALVIAAALLIIGLGFMQTRKLPVEVLPDLTKPTVTILTEAPGLAPEEVEQRITVPLERALIGVNGVTRVRSKSDVALSLVFVEFEWDTDIYKARQFVQERMQTVEMAEGITPYMTPVASLMGEIMLVGLTSDNPDISPSDLRTYADWTVRRQLQSQPGIAEVLSMGGGIKQIQIQPDPNKLLSHGVTFTELREAASQAASTSTGGFVSSDSKEVMIRNLAMTTDLDQIGKTVVKDIDDRPVTIADVAEVKWGIEPMRGDAAVDGKAGVIMSVTKSPGFDTIKLTEKVEEMLEELQRQAPEGVTLKPLFRQQSFIDLAIDNLKEAIRDGAIMVIVILFLFLFNIRTTLITLTAIPLSFAITAIVFSAAELSVNSMTLGGIAVAIGIVVDDAIVDVENVFRRLRENASSLNPKPRLEVIANASGEVRNSILYATLFIILVFVPLLSLSGVEGRLFTPIAIATMVSMGASFVVSLTVIPVLCSLFLRPKAGKEHKDGFLVHGMKWLFTKTFLFLSLRTPALVVAVALMLLTAAALLYPMLGKEFLPEFKEETVVVATAATPGTSLQQTSQISHAIDKALLELPDVASVGHRVGRAERGDHVVPVSTVEFDIELKKSDRPRSEVIKDIAETVNAKNFPGTFSVVSGPLKDRIGHMLSGVPAKVAVKVYGPDLDTIREIGTKIQEICMQIPGLETAKVEQQAPIPQLRIEVDRDRAKAYGFRPDQINDHLSALLDGEHAALLYEGERTIDLVVRLPESWRESPDKLGEIMLTNDHGQRVPLKVIADLRSAKGPNVIVRENTERRFVVSINPSERDLQGMITELDKQIDEQIRNNPEYKNNRVEIEGEYQAQQEASKRIGIAAGVVLLIIALLLYTYFGTATFALQVICDIPLALIGGLVFTWMTINNISIATLVGFIAVAGIAARNSIMLISHYLHLMKHEGEGFTKEMIIRGTQERLVPVLMTALSAGLALIPLVTAGEDPGKEILHPVAIVITGGLVSSTFLGLAVTPAVFYLFGRRAAEKSISINAPAAG
- a CDS encoding ferritin, with translation MIKAELQEALNHQINQEFTAAYNYLGMAIYFDAKNLDGFANWMRMQHGEEMEHGMKLLRYLQDRGGLVKLETIESPQCEFSGPLEAFEISLKQEQKNTESINKLYELASKLNDYATKSHLQWFIDEQVEEEKSVEDIIALLERIGDDTAGLLYLDDKLAARKAEITE
- the dinB gene encoding DNA polymerase IV, producing the protein MRKIIHIDMDCFYAAIEQRDFPELRGKPIAVGGSSRRGVLCTASYEAREYGCRSAMPVFKAMELCPQLIIVPTRFDVYQSVSAQIRAIFGRFANEIEPLSLDEAYLDVSHWSTSGSSIASEIRRQIYEETGLTASAGVAPNKLLAKIASDLNKPNGQFVIQPEEVEGFMRDLPVSKLWGVGKRMQEKLERQGIRTCSDMQKLNKIQMAKRFARWGLELYEQCRGIDHRAVTSHRSRKSISKETTFSEDINQVEVLLRVLRDLLVEVRESYEERYLDRKIKSVVVKLKFADFTRTTVERAAVEIDEDLARELLAEGFERGCGKSVRLLGAGVRLADEEGEEQLEIF
- a CDS encoding peptidylprolyl isomerase, which produces MKLFSTILLTVFLPFVTACGQSSEEAKAPEKDIRIVMKTSKGDIEATLYASKTPVTVANFLNLAKRGYYDGIHFHRVIPKFMIQGGDPTETGRGNPGYRFEDEFNDDLKHDGPGVFSMANAGPGTNGSQFFITHVATPHLNKRHTVFGKVTKGQDVVDSIVGKLSGPGWKTDGKGDKIISIKILDSTDELFKLQKERIDDWNKVLDKRYPVKK
- the plsY gene encoding glycerol-3-phosphate 1-O-acyltransferase PlsY encodes the protein MTLWLPAIIAFLLGSIPFGLLIAKSKGINIREHGSGNIGATNVLRVVGKKYGITCFFLDFLKGLVPAMLGITLVRFSSQNNPMELTFLSDWATTLPDTEQTKVQIIQVITGLCAVLGHNYSPWVGFKGGKGIATSAGVLTAFMPAALILLIPIWAAVFFTTKYVSLASIVAALSLPILTHWGARFHHVNGDKTQPTLWEAGTWNKPLFFFATFIALMAVWKHRANIKRLLAGTENRFGSKKN